A section of the Methanoregula formicica SMSP genome encodes:
- a CDS encoding GNAT family N-acetyltransferase, with amino-acid sequence MSVSLDDLEFVVLTADHLHYLPSFKCKNAELKGYLVENAFQDQQDRTSATRLVFYQGRLVGYFTLVTDVIKKKELDDRDGDPGFEYSTYPALKIARLATHQEFERQGIGRAMLLKIYSIWIGLTKHIGCRIITVDAKPTAVDFYKRFDFHEAIIDPRKLKDRETVPLYIDIHKELERLRTGAPLSDYDEARSP; translated from the coding sequence ATGAGTGTCAGCCTTGATGATCTCGAGTTCGTAGTTCTGACTGCTGATCATCTTCATTATCTCCCCTCTTTTAAATGTAAAAATGCTGAATTGAAGGGTTATTTGGTGGAGAATGCCTTTCAGGACCAACAAGATCGGACATCTGCAACACGACTTGTTTTTTATCAAGGAAGACTCGTAGGATATTTCACATTGGTTACAGACGTCATCAAGAAGAAGGAACTTGATGACAGAGATGGGGATCCTGGTTTCGAATATAGTACGTATCCCGCCTTGAAAATTGCCCGATTGGCAACCCACCAAGAATTTGAACGGCAAGGAATCGGTCGGGCAATGCTCTTGAAGATTTATTCAATTTGGATCGGACTCACTAAGCATATCGGGTGTAGGATCATTACAGTCGATGCAAAACCCACCGCTGTTGATTTTTACAAACGGTTTGATTTTCATGAAGCTATCATCGATCCAAGAAAATTGAAGGATCGCGAGACTGTTCCGCTGTATATTGACATCCATAAGGAACTTGAGAGACTCAGGACAGGCGCACCATTAAGCGATTACGACGAGGCCCGTTCACCATGA
- a CDS encoding AMP-binding protein codes for MVRYSITMDDTLADTIDVSAKKQRLSRSEWITEACEAHLSTAPGAIAVSSATLPSTGKTIFPDQHNMPDYETMAKNFRIDVPEFFNFGFDVIDAWAQKDRNKLAMIWVNQKGEEKKFTFWDLMRLSNQIANMFIKYGVNKGDRVLIMLPRIPEWWTATIALIKRGAVYCPAPTMLTAKDLKYRINIAEIKMVITDIEHADTIDAIMKDCPSLTCRMLIDGKRDGWISYPVELDYPAPVSAKLVTLPGMKKTKSTDPLVIFFTSGTTGEPKMVVHDHSYPLGHIVTARFWHDLRSTDLHLTLSDTGWAKSAWGKFYGQWIEGSAIFVYDIRGRFNATEILPLMEKYGITTFCVPPTIYRMLILADLDKFDFTELRHCVSAGEPLNPEVIKAWKDATGLTIYEGYGQTETILCVGTFPGMQPKYGSMGRPSPGWEIELHDDHGKPVPLHEEGKIAIRCNPRPVGMFREYLNNPEENKRSFIGDWYYTGDKAYKDEDGYLWFIGRDDDVIKASGYRIGPFEVESALIEHPAVQEAAVVGSPDDIRGLIVKAFIILKPGFTPSEGLIREIQNHVKKVTAPYKYPRAIEFVESLPKTISGKIRRNELRDREMKKFQSEMNGQKKA; via the coding sequence ATGGTGCGATATTCCATCACTATGGACGATACCCTTGCTGACACTATTGATGTGTCTGCCAAAAAGCAACGGCTGTCACGATCCGAGTGGATTACCGAAGCGTGCGAGGCTCACCTCTCGACTGCCCCTGGCGCAATAGCGGTAAGCTCCGCTACGCTCCCGTCCACCGGAAAAACCATCTTCCCTGACCAGCATAACATGCCCGATTACGAGACCATGGCAAAGAACTTCCGGATCGATGTCCCTGAATTTTTTAATTTCGGCTTCGATGTCATCGATGCCTGGGCACAGAAAGACCGGAACAAGCTTGCGATGATCTGGGTGAACCAGAAAGGCGAGGAGAAGAAATTCACGTTCTGGGATCTGATGCGCCTCTCGAACCAGATCGCGAATATGTTCATCAAGTACGGTGTGAACAAGGGAGACCGCGTCCTGATCATGCTCCCCCGGATCCCGGAATGGTGGACCGCCACCATCGCCCTGATCAAACGCGGTGCTGTCTATTGCCCGGCGCCCACGATGCTGACGGCAAAAGACCTGAAATACCGGATCAATATCGCCGAGATCAAGATGGTCATCACCGACATCGAACATGCCGATACGATCGATGCCATCATGAAAGACTGCCCGTCGCTTACCTGCCGCATGCTGATCGATGGGAAACGTGACGGGTGGATCAGCTATCCGGTGGAGCTCGATTACCCAGCCCCGGTTTCGGCAAAACTCGTCACCCTTCCGGGAATGAAAAAGACCAAAAGCACCGATCCTCTCGTCATCTTCTTCACCTCCGGCACCACGGGTGAACCAAAGATGGTGGTCCACGACCACAGTTACCCGCTCGGGCATATTGTCACGGCACGGTTCTGGCATGACCTCCGCTCGACCGATCTCCACCTGACCCTTTCCGATACGGGATGGGCCAAGAGTGCCTGGGGCAAGTTCTATGGCCAGTGGATCGAGGGTTCGGCCATCTTTGTCTACGACATCCGGGGCAGGTTCAATGCAACCGAGATCCTGCCGCTCATGGAGAAATACGGCATCACAACATTCTGTGTTCCGCCAACGATCTACCGGATGCTGATCCTCGCGGACCTCGACAAGTTTGACTTCACCGAGCTCCGGCACTGTGTCAGTGCCGGCGAACCTCTCAATCCCGAGGTCATCAAGGCATGGAAGGATGCAACCGGCCTGACCATCTACGAAGGCTACGGACAAACCGAAACGATCCTGTGCGTTGGTACGTTCCCGGGCATGCAGCCGAAGTACGGCTCGATGGGGCGTCCCTCTCCCGGGTGGGAGATTGAGCTCCATGATGATCACGGGAAGCCGGTCCCGCTCCATGAAGAAGGCAAGATTGCGATCCGCTGCAATCCCCGCCCCGTGGGGATGTTCCGCGAGTACCTGAACAATCCCGAGGAGAACAAGAGGTCCTTTATCGGCGACTGGTATTACACCGGGGATAAGGCGTACAAGGATGAAGACGGGTACCTCTGGTTCATCGGCAGGGACGACGATGTGATAAAGGCTTCCGGCTACCGTATCGGGCCGTTCGAGGTCGAGAGTGCCTTGATCGAACATCCGGCTGTCCAGGAAGCCGCAGTCGTCGGGTCCCCGGATGACATCCGTGGCCTGATAGTCAAGGCTTTCATCATCTTAAAGCCGGGATTCACCCCGTCCGAAGGGCTCATCCGCGAGATCCAGAACCATGTCAAGAAAGTGACCGCACCGTACAAGTACCCGCGGGCAATCGAGTTTGTCGAATCGCTCCCCAAGACAATCTCCGGCAAGATCCGCAGGAACGAACTCCGCGACCGAGAGATGAAGAAGTTCCAGAGCGAGATGAACGGACAGAAAAAAGCCTGA